The following are encoded in a window of Flavobacterium psychrotrophum genomic DNA:
- a CDS encoding endonuclease/exonuclease/phosphatase family protein, translated as MFLVFVPLIALNLIYLGWLIWPFTIFSAKQVLRISSQKKDDQICVMISNVYQDNDNYAGCLAEVQRANPDVVLLLETNGAWDTATAKLSETYKHSVKVPLENTYGMLLYSKLELKESVVHYMVEDGIPSIHTRIVLKSGREVQLYAVHPTPPVPNENPRSTERDKELLLVADLAKECKLPVIVVGDLNDVAWSYTTELFLKMSGLLDPRRGRGFYNSFHAHYPIMRFPLDHAFVSADFKLVGMKRLRNFKSDHFPIYIHLQYEAAAELEQQPLETDSEDIALAEEKKAKI; from the coding sequence ATGTTTTTAGTATTTGTGCCTTTAATAGCGCTTAACCTCATATATCTGGGCTGGCTTATTTGGCCATTTACTATTTTTTCTGCAAAACAGGTACTTCGCATCTCAAGCCAAAAGAAAGATGACCAGATTTGTGTAATGATATCTAATGTGTACCAGGATAATGATAATTATGCAGGCTGTCTTGCTGAAGTGCAAAGGGCTAACCCCGATGTCGTCTTGTTGCTTGAAACTAACGGTGCCTGGGATACTGCTACAGCTAAACTTTCTGAAACGTATAAACATAGCGTTAAAGTGCCTTTAGAAAACACATATGGTATGCTACTGTATTCTAAACTGGAGCTAAAAGAAAGTGTGGTGCACTATATGGTTGAAGATGGTATACCAAGTATACATACCCGTATTGTTTTAAAATCGGGCAGAGAGGTACAGCTTTATGCCGTGCATCCTACGCCGCCCGTTCCTAACGAAAATCCGCGTTCTACAGAGCGTGATAAAGAACTGCTTTTAGTGGCAGATCTTGCCAAAGAGTGTAAACTACCCGTTATAGTGGTTGGCGATCTTAATGATGTGGCGTGGAGCTACACGACTGAATTATTCCTGAAAATGAGCGGGCTCCTGGACCCGAGGCGGGGCAGGGGATTTTATAATTCTTTTCATGCACATTACCCCATTATGCGTTTTCCGCTGGATCATGCTTTTGTTTCCGCCGATTTTAAACTCGTAGGTATGAAGCGTCTCAGGAATTTTAAATCAGACCATTTTCCCATTTACATTCACCTCCAGTATGAAGCTGCGGCAGAACTGGAGCAGCAACCCCTGGAGACAGATAGTGAAGATATAGCCCTTGCAGAAGAGAAAAAAGCTAAAATATAA
- a CDS encoding T9SS type A sorting domain-containing protein, giving the protein MKENYQKHFSFLMLLFCILASQYSSGSMVKSTDNSILVKDIAGMSYETTPCAGTSAVADQGSFSTGYSYSFHTTGNDVTVTFELLDTDKVGVVAYLWQQAPFSETPMDNVSGLRFSKTITGQTAGTTVNYAVKFAYAGGLSVTQYISYVVGENCDGGGNEDTQVPTGFTATAGTITATSAELLLNATDDSGSVIYTVTYGTTTTSVTGTSGVQKVFVINGLTPETAYSFSVTASDAAGNTALNNPVVVTATTLEDANTPCAGTSATAQDGTFSTGYSYSFHTTGNDVTVTFELLDTDKVGVVAYLWQQAPFSETPMDNVSGLRFSKNITGQTTGATINYAVKFAYAGGLSVTQYISYVVGENCDGGGNEDTQAPTGFTATAGTITATSAELLLNGTDDSGTVIYTVTYGTTTTSVTGSSGVQQAFVINGLTPETAYSFSVTASDAAGNTALNNPVIVTATTLEDTNTPCAGTSATAQDGTFTTGYSYNFHTTGNDVTVTFELLDTDKVGVVAYLWQQAPFSETPMDNVSGLRFSKTIMGQTAGATVNYAVKFAYAGGLSVTQYISYVVGENCDGGGNEDTQAPTGFTATAGTITATSAELLLNGTDDSGSVIYTVTYGTTTTSVTGTSGVQQAFVINGLTPETAYSFSVTASDTAGNTALNNPVVVTATTLEDTNTPCAGTSATAQDGTFTTGYSYNFHTTGNDVTITFELLDTDKVGVVAYLWQQAPFSETPMDNVSGLRFSKTITGQTAGTTINYAVKFAYAGGLSVTKYFSYMVGDNCTLEIVDRQFDNDVKLYPNPTDTGVVHVVSEFLRVSKVEVYSVLGNKLFETTERTISVNNLQVGIYLFRIYADDKFVTKKLIIK; this is encoded by the coding sequence ATGAAAGAAAATTACCAAAAACATTTTAGTTTTCTCATGCTCCTTTTTTGCATCCTGGCATCGCAATATAGCAGTGGCAGCATGGTGAAAAGTACTGATAATTCTATCCTTGTAAAGGATATTGCAGGCATGAGTTATGAAACTACACCATGCGCAGGAACCAGTGCTGTAGCAGACCAAGGTTCTTTTTCTACAGGCTACAGCTATAGCTTTCATACAACGGGCAACGATGTAACGGTTACTTTTGAACTTCTGGATACTGATAAAGTTGGCGTGGTAGCTTACCTGTGGCAGCAGGCACCTTTTTCTGAAACGCCTATGGATAATGTGTCCGGGCTTCGATTTTCAAAAACCATTACGGGTCAAACAGCGGGTACAACAGTAAATTATGCGGTTAAGTTTGCTTATGCAGGCGGGCTATCGGTAACGCAATACATAAGTTACGTAGTAGGAGAAAACTGCGATGGCGGAGGTAACGAAGACACCCAGGTACCTACAGGCTTTACTGCTACTGCCGGTACTATAACAGCAACATCGGCAGAGTTGCTGCTAAACGCTACAGACGATTCCGGTAGTGTAATTTACACGGTTACTTATGGCACTACTACAACATCTGTTACAGGTACTTCGGGTGTGCAGAAGGTATTCGTTATCAATGGGCTTACACCAGAAACGGCTTATAGCTTTAGTGTTACAGCCAGCGATGCAGCCGGAAACACAGCACTTAATAATCCTGTTGTAGTAACAGCTACTACACTTGAAGATGCTAATACACCATGTGCAGGAACCAGTGCTACAGCACAGGATGGTACATTTTCTACAGGCTACAGCTATAGCTTTCATACTACGGGTAACGATGTAACGGTTACTTTTGAGCTTCTGGATACTGATAAAGTTGGCGTGGTAGCCTATTTGTGGCAACAGGCACCTTTCTCTGAAACACCTATGGATAATGTTTCCGGGCTTAGGTTTTCAAAAAACATTACGGGGCAGACGACGGGTGCAACAATAAATTATGCGGTTAAGTTTGCTTATGCAGGCGGGCTATCGGTAACACAGTATATTAGTTATGTAGTGGGAGAAAACTGCGATGGCGGAGGTAACGAAGATACCCAGGCACCTACAGGCTTTACGGCTACTGCCGGTACAATAACAGCAACATCGGCAGAGTTGTTGCTAAACGGTACAGACGATTCCGGCACTGTAATTTACACGGTTACTTATGGCACTACTACAACATCTGTTACTGGTAGTTCGGGTGTGCAGCAGGCATTCGTTATCAATGGGCTTACGCCAGAAACAGCTTATAGCTTTAGTGTTACAGCCAGCGATGCAGCCGGCAATACAGCACTTAATAATCCTGTTATCGTAACAGCCACTACACTTGAAGATACTAATACACCATGTGCAGGAACCAGTGCTACAGCACAGGACGGTACATTTACTACAGGTTACAGCTATAACTTTCATACTACGGGTAACGATGTAACGGTTACTTTTGAGCTTCTGGATACTGATAAAGTGGGTGTGGTAGCATATTTGTGGCAACAGGCACCTTTCTCTGAAACACCTATGGATAATGTTTCCGGGCTTAGGTTTTCAAAAACCATTATGGGGCAGACGGCGGGTGCAACAGTAAATTATGCAGTTAAGTTTGCTTATGCAGGTGGGCTATCGGTAACGCAGTACATAAGTTATGTAGTAGGAGAAAACTGCGATGGCGGAGGTAACGAAGATACCCAGGCACCTACAGGCTTTACTGCTACTGCCGGTACAATAACGGCAACGTCAGCAGAGTTACTGCTAAATGGTACAGATGATTCCGGTAGTGTAATTTACACGGTTACTTATGGCACTACTACAACATCTGTTACAGGTACTTCGGGCGTGCAGCAGGCATTCGTTATCAATGGGCTTACACCAGAAACAGCTTATAGCTTTAGTGTTACAGCCAGCGATACAGCCGGAAACACAGCACTTAATAATCCTGTTGTCGTAACAGCCACTACACTTGAAGATACCAATACACCATGCGCAGGAACCAGTGCTACAGCACAGGACGGTACATTTACTACGGGCTATAGCTACAACTTTCATACTACGGGTAACGATGTAACCATTACTTTTGAACTTTTGGATACTGATAAAGTAGGTGTGGTAGCTTATCTGTGGCAGCAGGCACCTTTTTCTGAAACGCCTATGGATAATGTTTCCGGGCTTAGGTTTTCAAAAACTATTACGGGTCAAACAGCGGGTACAACAATAAATTATGCGGTTAAGTTTGCTTATGCAGGCGGGCTATCGGTAACAAAATATTTTAGTTATATGGTGGGAGATAATTGCACATTAGAAATTGTAGACAGGCAATTTGATAATGATGTCAAACTCTATCCAAACCCTACGGATACAGGAGTGGTACATGTCGTTTCCGAATTTTTAAGAGTGTCTAAAGTTGAAGTATATTCTGTTTTAGGCAACAAACTATTTGAAACGACAGAAAGAACTATTTCAGTCAATAATTTACAAGTTGGAATATATTTATTCAGGATATATGCAGATGATAAATTTGTAACTAAAAAACTGATTATTAAATAG
- a CDS encoding OmpA family protein: MKNLYLTLGFLLIAGSAMAQSEETKAADKLFARLEYVDAAQAYLKVKKKDNYVAKQLAESYYNMFNSKEAVKWFAEATKTPQDAETYYKYAQMLKAEGKYEESNVQMQKFAQLAPNDQRAVTFKQDPNYLPKLRNQAKLFDEKVLDINDKKYGSFGAVLTNDNTLYFTSARNTARKTYGANDEPFLDLYQATYNANGTISEPTPVSDVNSKWHDGPASVSPEGNTLYFSSESFKEKKQYVKDKESNSKQGQVYLYKATKVNGKWGNIEELPFNGKTWSTGNPSVSKDGKWLYFASDREGSMGGSNDIWKVEIKGNNSYGEPQNLGPKVNTEGRESFPYITDSDKLYFSTDGRKGFGALDVYVIDLKKGTEAQNVGQPINTGKDDFAFTFNDTKKIGFFSSNRDGFDKIYLATPVCGVEAIVMVRDSKTGKAIAAAKVAIVDEKGNVIETRTADNKGQVNYNIDCDRPYTVQASAEGYVNNTFPVAKTAGGEVTVNANLDPIETIVKPTEIVLNEIFFEYDKSNITKEAAFELDKAVAAMKNNPALVVLVKSHTDSRGSDQYNMSLSNRRAKSTVQYIISKGIAKERISGKGYGESEPKVKCTACTDAEHAQNRRSEFLIVKQ; encoded by the coding sequence TATTTGCGAGGCTTGAGTATGTAGACGCGGCGCAAGCCTACCTAAAAGTAAAAAAGAAAGACAACTATGTAGCAAAGCAACTTGCCGAAAGCTACTACAATATGTTCAACAGCAAGGAAGCGGTAAAATGGTTTGCAGAAGCCACCAAAACGCCCCAGGATGCCGAGACGTACTACAAATATGCACAGATGCTTAAAGCAGAAGGCAAGTATGAGGAAAGCAACGTACAGATGCAGAAGTTTGCACAACTGGCACCAAACGACCAAAGGGCGGTAACCTTTAAACAAGACCCAAACTACCTGCCTAAGCTCCGCAACCAGGCCAAACTTTTTGATGAAAAGGTACTGGACATCAACGACAAGAAATACGGCAGCTTTGGCGCGGTACTGACCAATGACAACACCCTGTACTTTACCAGCGCAAGGAACACGGCAAGGAAAACCTATGGAGCCAACGATGAGCCGTTCCTTGATTTGTACCAGGCTACCTATAATGCCAACGGTACGATCAGCGAACCCACCCCGGTAAGCGATGTGAACAGTAAATGGCATGACGGCCCTGCTTCGGTAAGCCCTGAGGGCAACACATTGTACTTTTCAAGCGAGAGCTTTAAAGAAAAGAAACAATATGTAAAAGACAAGGAAAGCAACAGCAAGCAAGGTCAGGTATACCTGTACAAAGCCACAAAAGTCAACGGCAAGTGGGGCAACATCGAGGAACTGCCATTTAACGGCAAGACCTGGAGTACAGGCAACCCATCAGTAAGCAAAGACGGTAAATGGCTGTACTTCGCATCGGACCGTGAAGGCTCGATGGGTGGCAGCAACGACATCTGGAAAGTAGAGATCAAGGGCAACAACAGCTATGGCGAGCCACAGAACCTTGGGCCAAAGGTAAACACCGAAGGCAGGGAAAGCTTCCCTTACATCACCGATAGTGACAAGCTATACTTCTCAACCGATGGCAGGAAAGGCTTTGGCGCATTAGACGTTTATGTGATTGACCTTAAAAAAGGCACCGAGGCACAAAACGTAGGCCAGCCAATCAACACCGGAAAGGACGACTTCGCCTTTACGTTTAACGATACCAAAAAGATCGGTTTCTTCTCAAGTAACCGTGACGGCTTTGACAAGATCTACCTTGCTACCCCGGTATGTGGTGTAGAAGCCATTGTAATGGTCAGGGACTCAAAAACAGGCAAAGCCATTGCAGCAGCCAAAGTGGCTATAGTAGATGAAAAAGGCAATGTTATCGAAACCCGCACGGCAGACAATAAAGGGCAGGTAAACTACAACATCGACTGTGACAGGCCATATACCGTACAGGCCAGTGCAGAAGGTTATGTAAACAACACCTTCCCGGTAGCCAAGACCGCAGGCGGAGAGGTAACGGTAAATGCTAACCTTGACCCGATCGAAACGATCGTAAAACCAACAGAGATCGTGCTTAATGAAATATTCTTTGAATACGACAAGAGTAACATCACCAAAGAAGCAGCCTTTGAGCTTGACAAGGCGGTAGCCGCGATGAAAAACAACCCGGCCCTTGTGGTATTGGTTAAGTCTCATACCGACAGCCGCGGCAGTGACCAGTACAACATGAGCCTGTCGAACAGAAGGGCAAAGAGTACGGTACAATACATCATCTCAAAAGGCATTGCTAAAGAGCGTATCTCAGGCAAAGGCTATGGCGAGAGCGAGCCTAAAGTTAAGTGCACAGCATGTACCGATGCTGAACACGCACAAAACAGGAGGAGTGAATTCCTTATCGTGAAGCAGTAA
- a CDS encoding phosphotransferase, whose product MTIFPTQYSVLSAKALQSYLAEQYGFAVIGCQLITHNVSDTYLVEAASAKYVFKIYRDAHRPYNEIMGEMELLDYYEKNGASVSYPVKDISDKWLQSFNAAEGIRYGALFTYAQGKNVYMMSDKQLEMVGTEMAKLHILSSSAVLNYPRKKYTIATTFTEPLKVIQPAFKEMEEEYNYLVAIAADAVHELSKIDTSNFSYGYCQYDFLPKNFHFDGEDKLTFFDFDFAGEGYLINDITTFYIHFFFDVYYGKLTREEADRSFNVFLEAYRKVKPVSKDEISSIRYFGLGFWLFYFGFHQENFDDWSNFFYTPAFIKSRIPLIKRWMEY is encoded by the coding sequence ATGACTATTTTTCCTACGCAATATTCTGTTTTATCTGCTAAGGCTTTACAAAGCTATCTGGCAGAGCAATATGGTTTTGCTGTCATCGGTTGTCAGCTTATAACACATAATGTAAGCGATACCTACTTAGTTGAGGCTGCTTCGGCCAAATATGTATTCAAAATTTACAGGGATGCCCACAGGCCTTATAATGAGATTATGGGGGAGATGGAGCTTTTAGACTATTATGAAAAAAATGGCGCAAGTGTTTCTTATCCTGTAAAAGACATATCGGACAAGTGGCTTCAGTCTTTTAATGCAGCAGAGGGTATACGCTACGGAGCGCTCTTTACTTATGCGCAGGGAAAAAATGTTTATATGATGAGCGATAAGCAGCTGGAAATGGTAGGCACAGAAATGGCAAAGCTGCATATACTGTCTTCATCTGCCGTATTAAATTATCCACGCAAAAAATATACAATAGCAACTACATTTACAGAACCTTTAAAGGTAATTCAACCCGCTTTTAAAGAAATGGAGGAAGAGTACAATTATCTTGTAGCGATTGCGGCTGATGCAGTACATGAGTTATCAAAAATTGATACATCAAATTTTAGCTACGGATATTGCCAGTATGATTTCCTGCCAAAGAATTTTCATTTTGATGGCGAGGATAAATTAACCTTTTTTGACTTTGATTTTGCCGGAGAAGGATATTTAATAAACGACATTACAACATTCTATATCCACTTTTTCTTCGATGTTTACTATGGAAAACTTACTAGGGAGGAAGCCGATAGGAGCTTTAACGTGTTTCTTGAAGCGTATAGAAAAGTAAAGCCTGTAAGCAAAGATGAGATAAGCAGTATACGATATTTTGGCTTAGGCTTCTGGCTGTTTTATTTTGGTTTTCATCAGGAAAACTTTGATGACTGGTCAAACTTTTTCTACACACCGGCATTTATAAAAAGCAGGATACCTCTAATAAAAAGGTGGATGGAGTATTAA
- a CDS encoding winged helix-turn-helix transcriptional regulator → MAKINDNGILRDTICSEELRAIHDALDILGGKWKLRLLRYLTNRAHQVINFKKMVREIEGISAKMLSKELKELEANLLITRTEVQTKPLSVIYTITEYGKTVVPVTDTLVQWGLNHREKIICEMTANRDA, encoded by the coding sequence ATGGCAAAAATTAACGACAACGGCATCTTGAGAGATACCATATGCAGCGAAGAACTAAGGGCAATACATGACGCCCTTGATATACTGGGTGGTAAGTGGAAGCTGCGCCTATTGCGCTACCTTACCAACAGGGCACACCAGGTTATTAACTTTAAAAAAATGGTACGGGAAATTGAAGGTATCTCTGCAAAAATGCTCAGTAAAGAGCTCAAAGAGCTTGAAGCAAACTTACTTATTACCAGAACCGAAGTACAAACAAAGCCCTTAAGCGTAATATATACTATTACAGAATATGGCAAAACAGTAGTACCTGTTACCGATACGCTTGTACAGTGGGGATTAAACCATCGTGAAAAAATAATTTGCGAAATGACCGCAAACCGTGATGCTTAA
- a CDS encoding glycosyl hydrolase, with translation MLKNYQKFKIISCVVILLLSGGLYAQVTVVGSGSYTNTFPGTDSAGRNGFPSGSPQVSGNAVGKPVPTNDWWSSLVKENHAGNLFNYPLAMRTVNQGLVVSYIVPTSTPNGSSQPLDDSQPITVGVTGLNAGQATVSDFSDWTVNMNWSNAGHSFTATAGIGMPFLYFTKNTSDTAEIKINEGTVTISNEMLIVTNSHQGADFAIYGPVGSTWTQTGNVYTSTLNGKNYWSMAFIPPTAADITSVANEYKKYAYVFPTNTTATWSYNQNTSKLTTIFNVTTAVKEGTETNVLLGLLPHQWAHLASGSAQPAGYSYSSIRGELKTLNGNTFTVENTFKGILPTLPYLDNYSPGFNPAVLGNKISQIENDELATWTDSYNEGQVMNRLIQTARVADEMGNTAARNKIVATVKERLEDWLKAESGEVAFLFYYNSAWSSLLGYPAGHGQDNNINDHHFHWGYFIHAAAFIEQFQPGWSAQWGNMINLLVRDAATSDRNDPLFPYLRNFSPYAGHSWANGFATFPFGNDQESTSESMQFASSLIHWGTITENNAIRDLGIYIYTTEQTAIEEYWFDQNQRIFKPGYGYKIASRIWGNGYDNQTFWTGDIAAAYGIEMYPIHGGSLYLGHNTAYVQSLWNEITTKTGILSNEANANLWHDVYWQYLSFIHPQQAIDLYDSYPDRELKFGISDAFTYHWLHAMNTLGTVNTAVTANYPIAASFVANGVTTYVAHNYSDAPITVTFSDGYLLNVPANDMVTSRDIDAEGVLSSDFYQAYPGGSVNLTATITGSGVTKVAFFDGETLIGEDVAAPYQIQAPDLTLGIHTMYAKVYVEDQFNVTNTINVQVGEQVPYDGAAFQIPGVVQAGNYDVFQGGNGQNIAYFDSSVNNQGNYRTSEYVDASLDTQEGPTVGWITAGEWMEYSINVQTSGLYDVTLRYASGNTAGGGPFHFEIDGAAISANVAFATTTDWGTWANKIITGVPLTQGEHILRLVADNGEFNLGKMTFALAGPLNYIPPVAHAGQNVVVVLPASTAVLDGSSSSVAAGQNITYSWQQIYGPSVIVFNDNAVVSPAISNLAEGIYKCTLTVSDGTHTATDEVMIIVSATGNASPSVTINTPLNGANYVQGATVIINASSTDLDGTITSVKFYDGTTLIGEDTTAPYSFEWASPGVGNHSITAVATDNGNAQGTSQVVTITISELMTCTEISNEAQQGAFSTGYRATFETVGNTVKINFELLDTDKVGVVAYLWQQTPFAETQMDNVSGLSFSKTLNGQTVGQDITYAVKFAFAGGLAVTKYFTYTVGDNCSLSVENPQWSQYVTLYPNPSRSIVHIDSKLAIVSKIEIYSVLGSKMMETTATEINVESLSEGLYFVKIYTGNKSITRKLLVERN, from the coding sequence ATGTTGAAAAATTATCAAAAATTTAAAATAATCAGTTGTGTAGTGATTCTGTTACTATCCGGTGGACTATACGCACAGGTTACAGTAGTAGGTAGTGGAAGCTATACAAATACATTTCCGGGAACAGACTCAGCCGGAAGAAATGGTTTTCCTTCAGGTTCGCCACAGGTAAGTGGTAATGCAGTAGGTAAGCCCGTGCCAACAAATGACTGGTGGTCATCTTTAGTTAAAGAGAACCATGCCGGTAACTTGTTTAATTATCCACTGGCAATGCGCACTGTAAATCAGGGGCTTGTTGTAAGCTATATTGTACCTACATCTACGCCAAATGGCAGTAGCCAGCCGTTAGATGATAGCCAGCCTATAACTGTTGGTGTTACGGGCTTAAATGCCGGGCAGGCTACAGTGTCTGATTTCTCTGACTGGACTGTAAATATGAATTGGAGCAATGCCGGACATTCATTTACAGCAACAGCCGGTATTGGTATGCCCTTTCTTTACTTTACCAAGAATACTTCTGATACTGCAGAGATAAAAATTAATGAGGGAACAGTAACGATTAGTAATGAGATGCTTATTGTAACTAATTCCCATCAGGGAGCTGATTTTGCAATATATGGGCCTGTAGGGAGCACCTGGACACAGACAGGAAATGTTTACACTTCTACTTTAAATGGCAAAAACTACTGGTCGATGGCATTTATACCGCCAACAGCAGCCGACATAACAAGTGTTGCTAATGAGTATAAAAAATATGCTTATGTATTTCCTACTAATACAACCGCTACATGGAGTTACAATCAAAACACATCTAAGCTAACAACGATATTTAATGTAACTACTGCTGTAAAAGAAGGTACTGAAACGAATGTGCTTTTAGGATTATTACCACACCAGTGGGCACATTTGGCTTCAGGATCTGCGCAACCAGCCGGATACAGTTACAGTTCTATACGAGGAGAGCTTAAAACCCTTAATGGTAATACCTTTACTGTTGAAAACACGTTTAAAGGCATATTGCCCACATTGCCTTATCTTGATAATTACAGCCCGGGGTTTAATCCTGCTGTATTGGGCAATAAAATTTCACAAATTGAAAATGATGAATTAGCAACCTGGACAGATTCTTATAATGAAGGCCAGGTTATGAACAGGTTAATACAAACAGCACGCGTTGCTGATGAAATGGGTAATACAGCAGCCCGGAATAAAATAGTGGCTACTGTAAAAGAACGCCTTGAAGACTGGCTTAAAGCAGAGTCTGGTGAAGTAGCTTTCTTGTTTTACTACAACAGTGCCTGGTCTTCCTTATTAGGATATCCGGCAGGGCACGGGCAGGATAATAATATTAATGACCACCATTTTCACTGGGGTTATTTTATTCATGCTGCCGCATTTATAGAACAGTTTCAACCGGGCTGGTCTGCACAATGGGGCAATATGATAAATTTATTAGTGCGAGATGCTGCCACAAGCGACAGAAACGACCCTCTGTTTCCTTATTTAAGAAACTTCAGCCCTTATGCCGGGCACAGTTGGGCTAATGGTTTTGCAACCTTCCCTTTCGGCAATGATCAGGAGTCTACATCGGAGAGTATGCAATTTGCTTCATCCCTGATTCATTGGGGTACAATTACAGAAAATAATGCCATAAGGGATTTGGGTATTTATATTTACACAACAGAGCAAACGGCAATTGAAGAATACTGGTTTGACCAGAACCAACGAATATTTAAGCCGGGGTATGGTTATAAAATAGCTTCGAGAATTTGGGGCAATGGGTATGATAACCAAACATTCTGGACGGGCGACATTGCTGCGGCTTATGGTATAGAAATGTACCCTATACATGGCGGATCATTATACTTAGGGCATAACACAGCTTATGTACAGTCTTTGTGGAATGAAATAACAACAAAAACAGGAATACTAAGCAACGAAGCTAATGCTAACCTGTGGCACGATGTTTACTGGCAATACTTATCTTTTATCCATCCGCAGCAGGCTATAGATCTATACGACTCTTATCCTGATAGGGAACTGAAATTTGGTATTTCAGATGCCTTTACATATCATTGGTTACATGCCATGAATACATTAGGAACAGTAAATACGGCTGTTACTGCAAACTATCCTATTGCTGCCTCATTTGTTGCTAACGGAGTAACCACTTATGTAGCTCACAATTACTCTGATGCACCCATTACAGTAACATTCTCAGATGGATATTTGTTAAATGTGCCTGCTAATGATATGGTAACAAGCAGGGATATTGATGCAGAAGGGGTTTTATCATCAGATTTTTATCAGGCTTATCCCGGTGGCAGTGTTAATCTTACTGCAACTATAACAGGTAGTGGAGTAACTAAGGTAGCATTTTTTGACGGAGAAACGCTTATTGGAGAAGATGTTGCTGCGCCTTACCAAATACAGGCACCTGATTTAACTTTGGGTATTCATACAATGTATGCAAAAGTATATGTAGAAGACCAGTTTAATGTAACAAATACCATTAATGTACAAGTTGGAGAACAGGTTCCTTACGATGGCGCTGCATTTCAGATTCCGGGTGTAGTACAGGCCGGAAATTATGATGTGTTTCAGGGAGGAAATGGTCAGAATATTGCTTATTTCGACAGTTCAGTAAACAATCAGGGTAATTATAGAACCTCAGAATATGTAGATGCCTCTTTAGATACACAGGAAGGACCTACGGTAGGCTGGATTACAGCAGGGGAATGGATGGAGTATAGTATTAATGTACAAACATCCGGTTTATATGATGTAACCTTAAGGTATGCTTCAGGAAACACGGCAGGCGGCGGGCCTTTCCATTTCGAGATTGATGGGGCTGCTATAAGTGCGAATGTAGCTTTTGCTACTACCACAGACTGGGGTACATGGGCAAATAAAATTATAACAGGAGTACCACTTACACAAGGAGAACATATTTTACGCCTTGTTGCAGACAATGGAGAGTTTAATCTTGGTAAAATGACATTTGCTTTGGCCGGGCCTCTAAATTATATTCCACCTGTAGCCCATGCCGGACAAAATGTTGTTGTTGTGTTACCTGCGTCTACAGCCGTACTGGATGGATCATCAAGCAGCGTTGCAGCAGGCCAGAACATAACGTATAGCTGGCAACAAATTTATGGTCCGTCTGTAATAGTATTTAATGATAATGCAGTAGTGTCTCCGGCTATTTCTAATCTTGCAGAGGGTATTTATAAATGTACTCTTACGGTTAGCGACGGCACGCATACAGCAACAGACGAGGTAATGATAATTGTTTCAGCAACCGGAAATGCAAGTCCGTCGGTTACAATTAATACACCGCTTAACGGTGCCAATTATGTTCAGGGCGCTACAGTTATTATTAACGCATCTTCAACAGATCTTGATGGTACTATAACGTCAGTAAAGTTTTATGACGGAACAACGTTGATAGGAGAAGACACTACAGCACCTTACAGTTTTGAATGGGCATCGCCGGGTGTAGGCAACCATAGTATTACTGCAGTAGCTACAGATAACGGAAATGCCCAGGGTACATCTCAGGTAGTTACCATAACGATATCTGAACTTATGACGTGTACAGAAATATCAAATGAAGCACAACAGGGCGCATTTTCAACGGGGTATAGGGCAACTTTCGAAACTGTTGGCAACACGGTGAAAATCAATTTTGAATTGCTTGATACCGATAAGGTTGGTGTAGTAGCATATCTATGGCAGCAAACACCTTTTGCAGAAACACAAATGGATAACGTTTCGGGGCTTAGCTTCTCTAAAACTCTAAACGGGCAAACAGTTGGTCAGGATATTACCTATGCGGTTAAATTTGCCTTTGCGGGAGGCCTTGCCGTTACTAAATATTTTACCTATACGGTTGGCGACAATTGTTCGCTAAGTGTCGAAAATCCGCAGTGGAGTCAATACGTTACGCTATATCCTAACCCATCACGCAGTATTGTGCACATTGACTCAAAATTAGCAATAGTATCTAAGATAGAAATATATTCTGTTTTAGGAAGCAAAATGATGGAAACCACAGCAACTGAAATTAACGTAGAAAGTTTGTCTGAGGGATTGTATTTCGTGAAGATATATACAGGAAACAAATCAATAACAAGGAAATTACTTGTTGAAAGAAATTAA